The following coding sequences lie in one Arabidopsis thaliana chromosome 3, partial sequence genomic window:
- the SPT1 gene encoding serine palmitoyltransferase 1 (serine palmitoyltransferase 1 (SPT1); FUNCTIONS IN: serine C-palmitoyltransferase activity; INVOLVED IN: photomorphogenesis, sphingolipid biosynthetic process, pollen development; LOCATED IN: endomembrane system; CONTAINS InterPro DOMAIN/s: Pyridoxal phosphate-dependent transferase, major domain (InterPro:IPR015424), Aminotransferase, class I/classII (InterPro:IPR004839), Aminotransferase, class-II, pyridoxal-phosphate binding site (InterPro:IPR001917), Pyridoxal phosphate-dependent transferase, major region, subdomain 1 (InterPro:IPR015421); BEST Arabidopsis thaliana protein match is: long chain base2 (TAIR:AT5G23670.2); Has 10415 Blast hits to 10387 proteins in 2165 species: Archae - 77; Bacteria - 7001; Metazoa - 736; Fungi - 585; Plants - 234; Viruses - 9; Other Eukaryotes - 1773 (source: NCBI BLink).): protein MITIPYLTAVSTYFSYGLLFAFGQLRDYSRLIFDWWRTNNLQGYAPICLAHEDFYIRRLYHRIQDCFGRPISSAPDAWIDVVERVSDDNNKTLKRTTKTSRCLNLGSYNYLGFGSFDEYCTPRVIESLKKFSASTCSSRVDAGTTSVHAELEDCVAKYVGQPAAVIFGMGYATNSAIIPVLIGKGGLIISDSLNHTSIVNGARGSGATIRVFQHNTPGHLEKVLKEQIAEGQPRTHRPWKKIIVVVEGIYSMEGEICHLPEIVSICKKYKAYVYLDEAHSIGAIGKTGRGVCELLGVDTSDVDIMMGTFTKSFGSCGGYIAGSKDLIQYLKHQCPAHLYATSISTPSATQIISAIKVILGEDGSNRGAQKLARIRENSNFFRAELQKMGFEVLGDNDSPVMPIMLYNPAKIPAFSRECLRENLAVVVVGFPATPLLLARARICISASHSREDLIKALQVISKAGDLTGIKYFPAAPKKQEVEKNGIKLD from the exons ATGATTACGATCCCATACCTTACCGCTGTATCAACGTATTTCAGCTACGGCTTGCTTTTCGCGTTTGGTCAGCTTCGCGATTACTCTCGCCTAATCTTCGATTGGTGGCGCACCAACAATCTCCAG GGATACGCTCCGATCTGCTTGGCGCATGAGGATTTCTACATCCGACGATTGTATCATCGGATTCAG GACTGTTTTGGACGTCCCATTTCAAGTGCACCTGATGCTTGGATTGATGTGGTTGAGAGAGTCTCTGACGATAACAACAAGACGTTAAA GCGAACTACAAAGACTAGCAGGTGCCTTAATTTGGGTTCCTACAATTATCTTGGATTTGGTTCTTTCGATGAATATTGCACGCCTCGTGTCATTGAGTCTCTGAAGAAATTTTCAGCAAGTACATGTAGCTCTCGCGTTGATGCAG GAACTACATCTGTGCATGCAGAACTTGAGGATTGTGTTGCTAAATATGTCGGACAACCTGCTGCTGTTATTTTTGGCATGGGTTATGCAACAAACTCGGCTATCATTCCCGTCTTGATTGGAAAG GGAGGGTTGATAATAAGCGATTCTTTGAACCATACTTCGATTGTCAACGGCGCTCGAGGTTCAGGAGCTACTATCCGTGTTTTCCAACACAACA CACCTGGTCATCTGGAAAAAGTATTGAAAGAACAAATCGCCGAGGGACAACCCAGGACGCATAGACCGTGGAAGaaaattattgttgttgttgagggTATTTACAGCATGGAAGGGGAAATTTGTCATCTGCCCGAGATTGTTTCAATATGCAAGAAGTATAAG GCATATGTTTACTTGGACGAAGCTCACAGCATTGGAGCAATTGGCAAGACAGGAAGAGGTGTTTGTGAACTCCTTGGAGTTGACACTTCTGATGTGGACATAATGATGGGAACTTTCACGAAATCTTTTGGGTCTTGTGGTGGCTATATTGCGGGATCAAAG GACCTCATCCAATATTTGAAGCACCAATGCCCGGCTCACCTTTACGCCACATCAATTTCAACTCCTTCCGCGACACAAATCATATCGGCGATAAAGGTTATCCTTGGAGAGGATGGTTCAAACAGAG GGGCACAAAAGTTAGCAAGAATAAGGGAGAACAGCAACTTTTTCAGGGCTGAGTTGCAGAAGATGGGGTTTGAAGTTCTTGGAGACAATGATTCACCAGTCATGCCAATAATGCTTTACAATCCAGCAAAAATTCCAGCATTCTCAAGGGAATGTTTGCGAGAAAAC TTGGCGGTGGTGGTCGTCGGTTTCCCAGCTACACCCCTATTGCTAGCCAGGGCTCGTATTTGCATATCCGCATCTCACTCAAGAGAAGATCTTATAAAAGCCCTACAG GTTATAAGCAAAGCAGGTGACCTTACCGGGATCAAATATTTTCCGGCAGCTCCAAAAAAGCAAGAAGTAGAGAAAAATGGCATCAAATTGGATTAA
- a CDS encoding Pyridoxal phosphate (PLP)-dependent transferases superfamily protein (Pyridoxal phosphate (PLP)-dependent transferases superfamily protein; FUNCTIONS IN: pyridoxal phosphate binding, transferase activity, transferring nitrogenous groups, serine C-palmitoyltransferase activity, transferase activity, catalytic activity; INVOLVED IN: biosynthetic process, metabolic process, sphingolipid biosynthetic process; LOCATED IN: cellular_component unknown; EXPRESSED IN: male gametophyte, pollen tube; EXPRESSED DURING: L mature pollen stage, M germinated pollen stage; CONTAINS InterPro DOMAIN/s: Aminotransferase, class I/classII (InterPro:IPR004839), Pyridoxal phosphate-dependent transferase, major domain (InterPro:IPR015424), Aminotransferase, class-II, pyridoxal-phosphate binding site (InterPro:IPR001917), Pyridoxal phosphate-dependent transferase, major region, subdomain 1 (InterPro:IPR015421); BEST Arabidopsis thaliana protein match is: serine palmitoyltransferase 1 (TAIR:AT3G48780.1); Has 10290 Blast hits to 10270 proteins in 2161 species: Archae - 80; Bacteria - 6953; Metazoa - 709; Fungi - 577; Plants - 228; Viruses - 9; Other Eukaryotes - 1734 (source: NCBI BLink).): MLFLLSGTTAVHGELEECVAKFVGKPAAVVFGMGYLTNSAIISVLIGKGGLIISDSLNHTSIINGARGSGATIRVFQHNILKEHIIEGQPRTHRPWKKIIVVVEGIYSMEGEICDLPEIVSVCSEYKAYVYLDEAHSIGAIGKTGRGVCELLGVDTTEVDIMMGTFTKSLGSCGGYIAGSKDLVQYLKQHYPAHLYATSISTPAAQQVISAIKVIFGVDGSNRGELKLARIRENSNFFRAELQKMGFKVLGVYDSPIMPIMLYNPAKIAAFSRECLRENLAIVVVSFPPIPLLLARARICNSASHLREDLIKALQVISRAGDLTGIKYFTAAPKKQEEKNGNTSKFKLRI; this comes from the exons ATGTTGTTTCTGCTATCAGGAACTACAGCTGTGCATGGAGAACTTGAGGAATGTGTTGCTAAATTTGTGGGAAAACCTGCTGCTGTTGTTTTTGGCATGGGCTACTTAACAAACTCGGCTATCATTTCTGTCTTGATTGGCAAG GGAGGGTTGATAATAAGTGATTCTTTGAACCATACTTCAATTATCAATGGTGCTCGAGGTTCAGGAGCCACTATCCGCGTTTTCCAACACAACA TATTGAAAGAACATATCATTGAGGGACAACCAAGGACACACAGACCGTGGAAGAAAATTATCGTTGTTGTTGAAGGTATTTATAGCATGGAAGGGGAAATCTGTGATCTACCGGAGATTGTTTCAGTATGCAGTGAGTATAAG GCATATGTTTATTTGGACGAAGCTCATAGCATTGGAGCAATTGGCAAAACAGGACGAGGTGTTTGTGAACTCCTAGGAGTTGACACTACTGAAGTGGACATTATGATGGGCACTTTCACGAAATCTCTCGGGTCTTGTGGTGGCTACATTGCCGGATCCAAG GACCTTGTCCAATATTTGAAGCAACATTACCCTGCTCACCTTTACGCAACATCAATTTCAACTCCTGCTGCACAACAAGTCATATCGGCCATAAAAGTCATCTTTGGAGTGGACGGTTCAAACAGAG GGGAACTAAAGTTAGCAAGAATAAGGGAGAACAGCAACTTTTTCAGGGCTGAGTTGCAGAAGATGGGGTTCAAGGTCCTTGGAGTTTATGATTCCCCAATCATGCCAATAATGCTTTACAATCCAGCAAAAATCGCAGCCTTCTCAAGGGAATGTTTGCGAGAAAAC TTGGCAATCGTGGTAGTCAGTTTCCCACCTATACCTCTATTGCTAGCCAGGGCTCGTATTTGCAATTCCGCATCTCACTTAAGAGAAGATCTTATTAAAGCCCTGCAG GTTATAAGCAGAGCAGGTGACCTTACCGGGATCAAATATTTTACGGCAGCTccaaagaagcaagaagagaaaaatggcaatacttcaaagttcaaactaAGAAtatag
- a CDS encoding Pyridoxal phosphate (PLP)-dependent transferases superfamily protein, translating into MGYLTNSAIISVLIGKGGLIISDSLNHTSIINGARGSGATIRVFQHNILKEHIIEGQPRTHRPWKKIIVVVEGIYSMEGEICDLPEIVSVCSEYKAYVYLDEAHSIGAIGKTGRGVCELLGVDTTEVDIMMGTFTKSLGSCGGYIAGSKDLVQYLKQHYPAHLYATSISTPAAQQVISAIKVIFGVDGSNRGELKLARIRENSNFFRAELQKMGFKVLGVYDSPIMPIMLYNPAKIAAFSRECLRENLAIVVVSFPPIPLLLARARICNSASHLREDLIKALQVISRAGDLTGIKYFTAAPKKQEEKNGNTSKFKLRI; encoded by the exons ATGGGCTACTTAACAAACTCGGCTATCATTTCTGTCTTGATTGGCAAG GGAGGGTTGATAATAAGTGATTCTTTGAACCATACTTCAATTATCAATGGTGCTCGAGGTTCAGGAGCCACTATCCGCGTTTTCCAACACAACA TATTGAAAGAACATATCATTGAGGGACAACCAAGGACACACAGACCGTGGAAGAAAATTATCGTTGTTGTTGAAGGTATTTATAGCATGGAAGGGGAAATCTGTGATCTACCGGAGATTGTTTCAGTATGCAGTGAGTATAAG GCATATGTTTATTTGGACGAAGCTCATAGCATTGGAGCAATTGGCAAAACAGGACGAGGTGTTTGTGAACTCCTAGGAGTTGACACTACTGAAGTGGACATTATGATGGGCACTTTCACGAAATCTCTCGGGTCTTGTGGTGGCTACATTGCCGGATCCAAG GACCTTGTCCAATATTTGAAGCAACATTACCCTGCTCACCTTTACGCAACATCAATTTCAACTCCTGCTGCACAACAAGTCATATCGGCCATAAAAGTCATCTTTGGAGTGGACGGTTCAAACAGAG GGGAACTAAAGTTAGCAAGAATAAGGGAGAACAGCAACTTTTTCAGGGCTGAGTTGCAGAAGATGGGGTTCAAGGTCCTTGGAGTTTATGATTCCCCAATCATGCCAATAATGCTTTACAATCCAGCAAAAATCGCAGCCTTCTCAAGGGAATGTTTGCGAGAAAAC TTGGCAATCGTGGTAGTCAGTTTCCCACCTATACCTCTATTGCTAGCCAGGGCTCGTATTTGCAATTCCGCATCTCACTTAAGAGAAGATCTTATTAAAGCCCTGCAG GTTATAAGCAGAGCAGGTGACCTTACCGGGATCAAATATTTTACGGCAGCTccaaagaagcaagaagagaaaaatggcaatacttcaaagttcaaactaAGAAtatag
- a CDS encoding Sterile alpha motif (SAM) domain-containing protein (Sterile alpha motif (SAM) domain-containing protein; CONTAINS InterPro DOMAIN/s: Sterile alpha motif-type (InterPro:IPR013761), Sterile alpha motif (InterPro:IPR001660), Sterile alpha motif homology (InterPro:IPR010993), Sterile alpha motif, type 2 (InterPro:IPR011510); BEST Arabidopsis thaliana protein match is: Sterile alpha motif (SAM) domain-containing protein (TAIR:AT5G23680.1); Has 394 Blast hits to 394 proteins in 73 species: Archae - 0; Bacteria - 19; Metazoa - 279; Fungi - 0; Plants - 88; Viruses - 0; Other Eukaryotes - 8 (source: NCBI BLink).), with translation MAELQPVDGQQTNGGVVTIPASTSAEATAIAAAGSKRLRRPSVRLGEIGGDQYQQQHHHHAAAAAYDSQGRKSKWTPTTTSGNRKDTSKSSRTRTLTNLSSGYENIGTLDDEREGNVDSFGVGSWRVKKRVGSSAAAKRVRSNWVSKVGDGDEKISGGEELEGGFRDFSREDSESPIKEESLDRDGGGFYGRRRYESNNSSGNREFESNMDGGGKEGVKIWLQELGLGRYWPMFEIHEVDEEVLPLLTLEDLKDMGINAVGSRRKMFCAIQKLGREFS, from the coding sequence ATGGCGGAATTGCAACCAGTGGATGGTCAGCAAACAAACGGCGGCGTTGTTACTATTCCTGCGTCAACTTCAGCCGAAGCGACGGCGATTGCAGCCGCGGGATCGAAACGATTGAGAAGACCAAGCGTTAGATTAGGCGAAATCGGCGGAGACCAGTACCAGCAGCAGCATCATCACCACGCGGCGGCGGCGGCGTATGATTCACAAGGGAGGAAATCGAAATGGACACCGACGACGACGAGTGGTAATAGAAAAGATACGAGTAAATCGTCGAGGACTCGAACCCTAACGAATTTGAGTTCTGGGTATGAGAATATAGGAACCCTAGATGATGAAAGAGAAGGAAATGTGGATTCTTTTGGTGTTGGGAGTTGGCGGGTTAAGAAACGGGTCGGGTCATCAGCAGCAGCGAAGAGAGTTAGATCCAATTGGGTATCGAAAGTTGGTGATGGGGATGAGAAAATTAGTGGAGGGGAAGAATTGGAAGGTGGGTTTAGGGATTTTAGTAGAGAAGATTCTGAGAGTCCGATAAAGGAAGAGTCTTTGGATAGAGATGGTGGTGGGTTTTATGGTAGAAGAAGGTATGAGAGTAACAATAGTAGTGGCAACAGAGAATTCGAATCGAATATGGATGGAGGAGGAAAAGAAGGGGTGAAGATTTGGCTACAAGAGTTAGGGTTAGGGAGATATTGGCCTATGTTTGAGATAcatgaggttgatgaagagGTTTTACCATTGTTGACATTGGAAGATCTTAAAGATATGGGGATTAATGCTGTTGGATCGAGGAGGAAGATGTTTTGTGCTATTCAAAAGCTTGGTAGGGAGTTCTCATGA
- a CDS encoding Pentatricopeptide repeat (PPR) superfamily protein (Pentatricopeptide repeat (PPR) superfamily protein; FUNCTIONS IN: molecular_function unknown; INVOLVED IN: biological_process unknown; LOCATED IN: endomembrane system; EXPRESSED IN: 6 plant structures; EXPRESSED DURING: C globular stage, petal differentiation and expansion stage, E expanded cotyledon stage, D bilateral stage; CONTAINS InterPro DOMAIN/s: Pentatricopeptide repeat (InterPro:IPR002885); BEST Arabidopsis thaliana protein match is: Pentatricopeptide repeat (PPR) superfamily protein (TAIR:AT5G64320.1); Has 54952 Blast hits to 14329 proteins in 303 species: Archae - 3; Bacteria - 55; Metazoa - 756; Fungi - 902; Plants - 51480; Viruses - 0; Other Eukaryotes - 1756 (source: NCBI BLink).), with product MYLKEGCSLLLKVQKPLIPFVLNTNLNVNHLLTESPNHAEIKELDVVKRLRQESCVPLALHFFKSIANSNLFKHTPLTFEVMIRKLAMDGQVDSVQYLLQQMKLQGFHCSEDLFISVISVYRQVGLAERAVEMFYRIKEFGCDPSVKIYNHVLDTLLGENRIQMIYMVYRDMKRDGFEPNVFTYNVLLKALCKNNKVDGAKKLLVEMSNKGCCPDAVSYTTVISSMCEVGLVKEGRELAERFEPVVSVYNALINGLCKEHDYKGAFELMREMVEKGISPNVISYSTLINVLCNSGQIELAFSFLTQMLKRGCHPNIYTLSSLVKGCFLRGTTFDALDLWNQMIRGFGLQPNVVAYNTLVQGFCSHGNIVKAVSVFSHMEEIGCSPNIRTYGSLINGFAKRGSLDGAVYIWNKMLTSGCCPNVVVYTNMVEALCRHSKFKEAESLIEIMSKENCAPSVPTFNAFIKGLCDAGRLDWAEKVFRQMEQQHRCPPNIVTYNELLDGLAKANRIEEAYGLTREIFMRGVEWSSSTYNTLLHGSCNAGLPGIALQLVGKMMVDGKSPDEITMNMIILAYCKQGKAERAAQMLDLVSCGRRKWRPDVISYTNVIWGLCRSNCREDGVILLERMISAGIVPSIATWSVLINCFILDDIVRAHDQFTI from the coding sequence ATGTACTTGAAAGAAGGATGTTCGTTGCTATTGAAAGTTCAAAAACCCTTAATCCCATTTGTCCTCAATACAAATCTCAATGTGAATCATCTCCTCACAGAATCTCCAAACCATGCGGAGATCAAAGAATTAGATGTGGTAAAGAGGCTGAGACAAGAGTCATGTGTTCCATTAGCTTTGCATTTCTTCAAATCCATTGCAAATTCTAATCTTTTCAAGCACACGCCTTTAACATTCGAGGTAATGATTAGAAAGCTTGCAATGGATGGTCAGGTTGATAGTGTTCAGTATCTTTTGCAGCAAATGAAACTTCAAGGTTTTCATTGTTCTGAAGATTTGTTTATCAGTGTTATTAGTGTATATAGGCAAGTGGGTTTAGCTGAAAGAGCTGTGGAGATGTTTTATAGGATTAAGGAGTTTGGGTGTGATCCTTCTGTGAAGATATATAATCATGTTTTGGATACTTTACTTGGTGAGAATAGGATTCAGATGATTTATATGGTTTATAGAGATATGAAGAGAGATGGGTTTGAGCCTAATGTGTTTACGTATAATGTTCTTCTTAAGGCGTTGTGTAAGAATAATAAGGTAGATGGTGCGAAGAAGCTGCTCGTTGAGATGTCGAATAAAGGGTGTTGTCCTGATGCTGTGAGTTATACTACGGTGATCTCGTCGATGTGTGAGGTTGGTTTGGTTAAGGAAGGTAGAGAACTCGCGGAAAGATTTGAACCTGTTGTGAGTGTTTATAATGCTTTGATTAATGGGTTATGCAAAGAGCATGATTACAAAGGGGCGTTTGAACTGATGAGAGAAATGGTGGAGAAGGGGATATCTCCTAATGTTATCTCGTACTCTACACTTATCAATGTGCTTTGTAATTCTGGTCAGATTGAGCTTGCTTTCTCGTTTCTGACGCAGATGTTGAAACGAGGGTGTCAtccaaatatttatacattgAGTTCTCTTGTGAAGGGTTGTTTTCTAAGAGGTACGACCTTCGATGCTCTAGACTTGTGGAACCAGATGATCAGAGGATTTGGGTTACAGCCGAACGTTGTAGCGTATAATACTTTGGTACAAGGGTTTTGTTCCCATGGGAATATAGTCAAGGCTGTGTCTGTCTTTTCACACATGGAAGAAATCGGATGTTCTCCAAACATCAGAACCTATGGCTCACTTATCAACGGTTTTGCCAAAAGAGGTAGCCTGGATGGCGCAGTTTATATATGGAACAAGATGCTGACTAGTGGATGTTGCCCAAATGTTGTAGTCTATACGAACATGGTGGAAGCTCTTTGTAGGCACTCCAAGTTTAAAGAAGCTGAATCTCTTATAGAGATTATGTCCAAAGAAAACTGTGCTCCTTCTGTGCCAACGTTTAACGCATTTATCAAAGGTTTATGCGATGCAGGGAGGCTTGACTGGGCTGAGAAAGTGTTCAGACAAATGGAGCAGCAACACAGATGCCCTCCCAACATTGTAACATACAACGAGTTACTGGATGGGCTCGCAAAGGCAAACCGAATAGAAGAAGCTTATGGTCTAACCCGAGAGATCTTCATGAGAGGTGTGGAGTGGAGCTCATCGACTTACAACACGCTTTTACATGGATCATGCAATGCAGGTCTCCCGGGGATAGCTCTGCAGCTAGTAGGAAAAATGATGGTCGATGGTAAATCTCCGGATGAGATAACTATGAATATGATAATATTAGCATATTGCAAACAAGGCAAAGCTGAGAGGGCAGCCCAGATGTTGGATCTAGTTTcatgtggaagaagaaagtggcGGCCTGATGTAATCTCTTACACAAACGTGATTTGGGGTCTATGCAGATCTAATTGTAGGGAGGATGGAGTGATTCTTCTTGAGAGGATGATAAGTGCAGGGATCGTCCCAAGTATTGCTACATGGAGTGTAttgattaattgttttattctCGATGACATCGTGAGAGCCCATGATCAGTTTACCATATAG
- a CDS encoding Glycosyltransferase family 29 (sialyltransferase) family protein (Glycosyltransferase family 29 (sialyltransferase) family protein; FUNCTIONS IN: transferase activity, transferring glycosyl groups, sialyltransferase activity; INVOLVED IN: protein amino acid glycosylation; LOCATED IN: Golgi apparatus, membrane; CONTAINS InterPro DOMAIN/s: Glycosyl transferase, family 29 (InterPro:IPR001675); BEST Arabidopsis thaliana protein match is: MALE GAMETOPHYTE DEFECTIVE 2 (TAIR:AT1G08660.1); Has 1907 Blast hits to 1892 proteins in 96 species: Archae - 0; Bacteria - 0; Metazoa - 1678; Fungi - 0; Plants - 157; Viruses - 18; Other Eukaryotes - 54 (source: NCBI BLink).) — MKLLHLIFLLALTTGISAVLIYIIGVSNLYESNRFTNEDLEALQSLQNGFQKCVSANGLGLQAAMGRDYCKVSINFPKDTVPKWKDPKSGELEGLSYEFDLCEAVATWEQVRNSSTILTKEYIDALPNGWEDYAWRRINKGIQLNRCQNKSLCIEKLSLVLPETPPYFPRQFGRCAVIGNSGDLLKTKFGKEIDTYDTVLRENGAPIQNYKEYVGEKSTFRLLNRGSAKALDKVVELDEKKQEVLLVKTTIHDIMNKMIREVPIKNPVYLMLGASFGSAAKGTGLKALEFALSTCDSVDMYGFTVDPGYKEWTRYFSESRQGHTPLHGRAYYQMMECLGLIKIHSPMRADPNRVVKWVPSRSTIRSARIAAEKLLRRVGAGSADPLASCSIVKKRNKNKRPMVSHLRKPVSDHQKFVRSTSMYPVEHSPGHGQLCITPAD, encoded by the exons ATGAAGCTCTTGCATCTGATATTCTTATTAGCTTTGACTACTGGAATCTCTGCTGTTCTAATCTACATTATCGGCGTCTCTAATCTCT ACGAGTCTAATCGTTTTACCAATGAAGATTTAGAGGCGTTGCAGTCTTTGCAGAACGGATTCCAGAAGTGCGTA AGTGCAAATGGTTTGGGACTACAAGCTGCTATGGGTAGAGATTATTGCAAAGTTTCTATAAACTTCCCTAAGGATACTGTCCCCAAATGG AAAGATCCCAAGTCTGGAGAGCTTGAAGGATTGTCATATGAGTTTGACCTGTGTGAAGCAGTAGCTACATGGGAACAA GTCAGGAATAGCTCTACAATACTCACCAAGGAATACATTGATGCCTTACCAAATGGATGGGAGGATTATGCATGGCGCAGAATCAATAAAGGAATTCAACT TAATCGTTGCCAGAATAAATCTTTATGCATTGAGAAGCTTTCATTGGTGCTTCCTGAAACACCACCATATTTCCCCCGGCAGTTTGGGCGATGTGCTGTTATTGGTAACTCTGGTGATCTCTTAAAAACAAAGTTCGGAAAGGAGATAGATACTTATGATACGGTTCTAAGAGAAAATGGTGCTCCTATTCAG AACTACAAGGAATATGTGGGAGAGAAAAGTACATTCCGTCTTCTTAATAGAGGGTCAGCAAAAGCCCTTGACAAAGTCGTGGAGTTGGATG AAAAAAAGCAAGAGGTCCTGCTCGtcaaaacaacaatacatGATATTATGAACAAGATGATTCGG GAAGTCCCAATAAAAAATCCTGTGTACTTAATGCTCGGTGCTTCATTTGGCTCAGCAGCCAAAGGAACTGGGCTCAAGGCTCTTGAGTTTGCTCTCTCGACGTGTGATTCAGTGGATATGTATGGATTCACAGTGGATCCAGGCTATAAAGAGTG GACAAGATATTTTTCAGAATCCCGACAAGGACATACTCCTTTGCATGGAAGAGCTTACTACCAGATGATGGAATGCTTGGGT cTCATTAAAATACACTCTCCCATGAGAGCTGATCCAAACCGTGTCGTGAAATGGGTGCCAAGCCGCAGTACAATTAGATCTGCAAGAATTGCAGCAGAAAAGCTCTTAAG GAGAGTTGGAGCAGGATCTGCAGATCCATTAGCTTCATGCTCCATagtaaagaagagaaacaaaaacaagcgTCCAATGGTCTCACACCTCAGAAAACCTGTGAGCGACCATCAAAAATTTGTGAGAAGCACGAGCATGTACCCAGTGGAGCACAGTCCAGGACATGGTCAGCTTTGCATTACACCAGCTGACTAA